The following coding sequences are from one Triticum dicoccoides isolate Atlit2015 ecotype Zavitan chromosome 4A, WEW_v2.0, whole genome shotgun sequence window:
- the LOC119289764 gene encoding cytochrome P450 704C1-like — MAPHLSSLAASAGICVVSALAIALLVITLYIIGIIVSFAVFCIREFTQRAHDRPPLIGTVFRQLNNFDKIFDEHVKYALMHPTIRLVYPGHSEILTADPAVIEHVLKTNFSKYSRGAFNTEIVKDLFGNGIFVTDGDKWRHQRKLASHEFSTKVLRDYSSNVFRMNAVKLAEKTSSAAANRITINMQDLLMRTTMDSIFEVGFGFELNTLSGSDESSIEFSKAFDEANSLVYYRYVDMFWKLKRYLNIGSEAKLKNSIKIIDHFVFQLIHQKRENMKNISGHKARDDILSRFILESEKDPETMNDRYLRDIVLSFLIAGKNTTGNTLTWFFYMLCKNPVVQDKVAFEIREYVEWAQEDTSMQMFTARLKQGAIDKMHYLHAAITETLRLYPGVPVDGKMADEDDVLPNGQRVIKGDGMNYMIYAMGRMKYLWGEDAEEFRPERWLVNGVFQQESPYKFIAFNVGPRICLGKEFAYRQMKIVAATLIQFFRFRLEDESKGPIYKTMFTLHMDNGLHLFVYPREI; from the exons ATGGCACCCCACCTCTCCTCCCTCGCTGCATCCGCGGGCATATGTGTAGTCTCAGCTCTCGCCATAGCCCTGTTGGTGATCACCCTCTACATCATTGGCATTATTGTATCCTTTGCCGTCTTCTGCATCAGAGAGTTCACCCAGAGAGCCCATGACCGGCCGCCGCTCATCGGGACCGTGTTCCGGCAGCTCAACAACTTTGATAAGATCTTCGATGAGCATGTCAAGTATGCGCTCATGCACCCTACCATCAGGCTCGTCTATCCTGGGCACAGTGAGATCTTAACCGCCGACCCTGCCGTCATCGAGCATGTCCTCAAGACAAACTTCAGTAAATACAGCAGG GGGGCCTTCAACACAGAAATCGTCAAGGATCTCTTTGGAAATGGGATTTTTGTGACAGACGGGGACAAGTGGCGACACCAGAGGAAGCTAGCAAGCCACGAGTTCTCAACCAAGGTGCTACGCGACTACAGCAGTAATGTTTTCAGAATGAATGCTGTAAAACTGGCAGAGAAGACCTCATCTGCTGCAGCTAACAGAATTACCATAAACATGCAG GACCTTCTGATGAGAACAACTATGGATTCAATATTCGAAGTGGGGTTCGGTTTTGAGCTTAACACGCTATCTGGATCAGATGAATCCAGCATTGAATTCAGCAAGGCCTTCGATGAGGCAAATTCTCTTGTTTACTATCGGTATGTTGATATGTTCTGGAAGCTGAAAAGGTATCTTAATATCGGGTCTGAAGCTAAACTGAAAAATAGCATAAAGATAATTGACCACTTTGTGTTCCAGTTGATCCATCAAAAGAGAGAGAACATGAAAAACATAAGTGGCCAT AAAGCCAGAGATGATATACTGTCAAGATTCATACTGGAAAGTGAGAAGGATCCTGAGACGATGAACGATCGTTACCTTCGTGACATAGTCCTCAGTTTCCTGATTGCTGGTAAAAACACCACAGGGAATACCCTTACATGGTTCTTCTACATGCTCTGCAAGAACCCAGTAGTGCAGGATAAGGTTGCCTTTGAAATCAGAGAATATGTTGAGTGGGCGCAAGAAGATACCAGCATGCAAATGTTCACTGCAAGATTGAAACAAGGTGCTATTGACAAAATGCACTACCTCCATGCTGCGATTACTGAGACTCTCCGGCTGTATCCTGGTGTTCCGGTG GATGGTAAGATGGCAGATGAAGATGATGTACTGCCAAATGGCCAACGAGTAATAAAAGGAGATGGAATGAACTACATGATTTATGCCATGGGGAGAATGAAATACCTTTGGGGTGAGGATGCCGAAGAATTCAGGCCTGAAAGATGGCTTGTGAATGGAGTCTTCCAGCAAGAGAGCCCTTACAAGTTTATAGCTTTCAAT GTAGGACCTCGTATCTGCTTGGGGAAAGAATTTGCATACAGACAGATGAAAATTGTGGCCGCTACACTGATACAGTTCTTCAGGTTCAGACTGGAAGATGAATCCAAGGGTCCAATATACAAAACAATGTTTACTCTCCACATGGATAACGGCCTCCATCTATTTGTGTACCCCCGTGAAATTTAA
- the LOC119287995 gene encoding cytochrome P450 704C1-like translates to MASQLSSLAASMGICLVSVLAIAFLVITLYILGVVASFAVFCTREFAQRAQDRPPLIGTVLRQLKNFDKLFDEQVSYALLHPTSRLVYPGHSEIFTSDPAVIEHFLKTNFSKYSKGDFNTRVMRDLFGNGIFATDGENWRHQRKLASHEFSTKVLRDFSSDVFRINAAKLAEKISYAAANRITINMQDLLMRTAMDSMFKVGLGFELNTLSGSDESSIRFSKAFDEASSLVYYRYVDMFWQVKRQLNIGSEAKLKKNIQIIDDFVMQLIHQKREQMKNRHDQKAREDILSRFILASEEDPVTMNDRYLRDIVLSFLIAGKDTTANTLSWFIYMLCKNPIVQDKIAYEIKESVELAQEDNMETFTARLKQGAIDKMQYLHATLTETLRLYPAVPVDGKMADEDDLLPNGYRVIKGDGMNYMIYAMGRMKYLWGEDAEEFRPERWLVDGIFQQESPYKFISFNAGPRICLGKEFAYRQMKIMAATLIHFFRFKLEDESKSPVYKTMFTLHMDQGLHIFVYPRNISA, encoded by the exons ATGGCTTCTCAGCTCTCCTCCCTTGCTGCGTCCATGGGGATCTGCTTAGTTTCAGTTTTAGCCATAGCCTTCCTGGTAATCACCCTCTACATCCTTGGCGTTGTTGCGTCCTTCGCAGTCTTCTGCACGAGGGAGTTCGCCCAGAGAGCCCAAGACCGGCCACCGCTCATCGGGACTGTGCTTCGTCAACTCAAGAACTTTGACAAGCTCTTTGACGAACAAGTGTCATATGCGCTTCTGCATCCCACCAGCAGGCTGGTCTATCCCGGGCACAGTGAGATCTTCACCTCTGACCCCGCTGTCATCGAGCATTTTCTCAAGACCAACTTCAGTAAATACAGTAAG GGGGATTTCAACACACGGGTCATGAGGGACCTCTTTGGGAATGGAATTTTCGCAACTGATGGTGAGAACTGGCGACACCAGAGGAAGCTAGCAAGTCACGAGTTCTCAACCAAAGTGCTACGTGACTTCAGCAGTGATGTTTTCAGAATTAATGCTGCAAAACTGGCAGAGAAGATCTCATATGCAGCAGCTAACAGAATTACCATAAACATGCAG GACCTTTTGATGAGAACAGCAATGGATTCCATGTTCAAAGTGGGGCTTGGTTTTGAGCTTAACACACTATCTGGATCAGATGAATCTAGCATTCGATTCAGCAAGGCGTTCGATGAAGCAAGCTCTCTTGTTTACTACCGATATGTTGATATGTTCTGGCAAGTAAAGCGCCAGCTTAATATCGGATCAGAAGCCAAACTCAAAAAGAACATTCAGATAATCGATGATTTTGTGATGCAGTTGATCCACCAAAAGAGAGAGCAAATGAAGAATAGGCATGACCAA AAAGCTAGAGAAGACATACTATCAAGATTCATACTGGCGAGTGAGGAGGACCCAGTGACAATGAACGATCGCTACCTACGTGACATAGTCCTCAGCTTCCTGATTGCTGGGAAAGATACCACGGCAAATACCCTATCATGGTTCATTTACATGCTCTGCAAGAACCCCATAGTGCAGGATAAGATTGCCTATGAAATCAAGGAATCTGTTGAATTGGCGCAAGAAGATAACATGGAGACCTTCACTGCAAGGTTAAAACAAGGTGCCATTGACAAGATGCAGTACCTCCATGCTACGTTAACTGAGACACTCCGGCTGTATCCTGCTGTTCCAGTG GATGGCAAGATGgcagatgaagatgatttgctacccAATGGTTACAGAGTGATAAAAGGAGATGGAATGAACTATATGATCTATGCCATGGGGAGAATGAAATACCTTTGGGGTGAGGATGCTGAAGAATTCAGGCCTGAAAGATGGCTAGTGGATGGAATCTTTCAGCAAGAGAGCCCTTACAAGTTTATATCTTTCAAT GCGGGCCCACGTATATGCTTGGGGAAAGAATTTGCATACAGGCAGATGAAAATCATGGCTGCTACCCTGATACATTTCTTCAGGTTCAAACTGGAAGATGAATCCAAGAGTCCAGTATACAAAACAATGTTTACTCTCCATATGGATCAAGGCCTTCATATTTTTGTGTACCCCCGTAATATTTCAGCTTGA
- the LOC119287996 gene encoding uncharacterized protein LOC119287996, translated as MTGKGVRRREKNYRAAHGGDARLPPPPKQRELEALPSKLRRLIAIQKKQDGATTGGGKADASSGPGGAPRKHGTDATAKDKAGKDKKTKKPALEAAADAKAAEGAPAADENANADGGKKKRKRGKVEDLRFKELEANVSVSKKQKRKKHLDEKKKKRKAGKSETHLEFPGREKVKFGDIVEAPPKLSFPKRKSHLDVSAERLRKEVVENYRNIKGWTSRPGLQLPTLAE; from the exons atgacggGGAAGGGGGTGCGGCGGAGGGAGAAGAACTACCGGGCGGCGCACGGGGGCGACGCGCGGCTGCCCCCGCCGCCCAAGCAGCGGGAGCTCGAGGCGCTCCCCTCCAAGCTCCGCCGCCTCATCGCCATCCAGAAGAAGCAGGACGGCGCCACCACCGGCGGAGGCAAGGCCGACGCTTCCTCAG GACCAGGAGGGGCTCCCCGGAAGCACGGCACCGATGCGACGGCCAAGGACAAGGCGGGGAAGGATAAG AAAACCAAGAAGCCGGCATTGGAGGCTGCCGCGGATGCCAAGGCAGCAGAGGGTGCACCGGCGGCCGACGAGAACGCGAACGCCGACGGTggaaagaagaagaggaagcgGGGGAAGGTCGAGGATCTCCGTTTCAAGGAGCTCGAGGCGAATGTCTCGGTTTCCAAGAAGCAGAAAAGGAAGAA ACATCTGGATGAGAAGAAAAAGAAGCGCAAGGCTGGTAAGTCCGAGACTCATCTGGAATTCCCTGGGCGTGAAAAGGTCAAATTTGGTGATATTGTTGAGGCTCCACCAAAGCTATCATTCCCAAAG CGGAAGAGTCATTTGGATGTTTCTGCTGAGAGGCTAAGGAAAGAGGTGGTTGAGAATTACAGAAACATCAAAGGCTGGACATCAAGGCCTGGTCTCCAGCTTCCCACTCTAGCTGAATAA
- the LOC119287997 gene encoding nudix hydrolase 14, chloroplastic-like, which translates to MASSDAPQLGAATVEVPGAAGPVRVVAAAGLPEADFRKALDSALFRRWLESLQGERGLLAHGKLSLRQILIQGVDMFGERVGFLKFKADIVDEATKAKIPGIVFARGPAVAVLILLESKGQTYAVLTEQARVPIGKFILELPAGMLDDENGDFVGTAVREVEEETGIKLNLGDMVDLTALLDPATGCRMLPSPGGCDEEIGLFLYRGHVDEETIRALQGKETGLRDHGELINLRVVPYDQLWRLTSDAKALSAIALYEMAKKEGVLPPSSGSSSNL; encoded by the exons ATGGCCTCGTCAGACGCGCCGCAGCTCGGCGCCGCCACCGTGGAGGTGCCCGGCGCGGCGGGGCCCGTGCGGGTCGTGGCGGCGGCGGGCCTCCCCGAGGCGGACTTCAGGAAGGCGCTGGACTCGGCGCTGTTCCGGCGCTGGCTGGAGAGCCTGCAGGGGGAGAGGGGCCTGCTCGCCCACGGGAAGCTCAGCCTCCGGCAGATCCTCATCCAG GGGGTGGACATGTTCGGGGAGCGCGTGGGGTTCCTCAAGTTCAAAGCCGACATCGTCGACGAGGCGACCAAGGCCAAG ATTCCAGGGATTGTCTTCGCAAGAGGGCCTGCTGTTGCTGTGTTGATTCTCTTGGAGTCCAAAGGGCAAACTTATGCCGTTCTTACTGAACAG GCTAGAGTTCCTATTGGAAAGTTTATATTGGAGCTACCAGCTGGAATGCTAGATGATGAAAACGGCGACTTTGTTGGCACCGCAGTCCGAGAG GTCGAAGAAGAAACTGGTATAAAGTTAAATCTAGGGGACATGGTTGATCTTACTGCTTTGCTGGACCCTGCTACTGGGTGCAGAATGCTACCATCACCG GGTGGCTGTGACGAAGAGATTGGCCTGTTCCTTTACCGGGGGCACGTGGACGAGGAGACTATCAGGGCTCTCCAAGGAAAGGAAACGGGCCTGCGGGATCATGGCGAGCTGATCAACCTGCGTGTGGTCCCCTACGACCAGCTTTGGCGCTTGACGTCAGACGCAAAGGCACTCTCGGCCATAGCTCTGTACGAGATGGCCAAGAAGGAAGGCGTCCTGCCGCCGTCTAGTGGCTCGTCGTCGAACCTATAA